The Macaca nemestrina isolate mMacNem1 chromosome 9, mMacNem.hap1, whole genome shotgun sequence genome includes the window AAGGGAAGCCCAGAAACACCAAGAAGTACAGGGAGAGAGAGGCGAAGGTGTTTTAAAGAGTAAAGCCTGATATTAAAAAGTGTTGTTATTCGAGTAAAATGGCCAACGTTTCCTTTCTTTTAAGAGCGACTCTTAAATTCCAATTACTCCGCCCCCAAAGACCAGTTGAGAATAACCCCAACTGGAGGGAATTAATTTCCTTAGGAATTTCACTCTTACAAGATTAATGGAGCCCCCCTGCAGAGAAACAGTAAAACTGTAAGTACAGTAGATTTGCACCTGAaggatacatattttaatttctgttctcaAGCTGCGATAACATCTTCTCCAGCTACTATAAAAAGCATAAATGAGCACCCGCACGTCTGCTGAGAACTTGCAACCCCAGGCTCCCGGGTAGCAGCCCCGCGCCGACCCCCCACGCTGCTCGCCTGGGCGCGGGATGGGAAGGCCCGGGACAAACAGCCTCCCCGCGAGCCGGGTCGACCCAACCCAGAGCAGAACGCCTGGACCAGATTATCCGAAGTTgacccctaccccacccccagccctgccacCCACCCTGGCACCGCCCTCCCGCGGGGACAATTGGCCTGGACCCAGAATGGGGAGCCTGAACAGTGGCCGGTCTCCCACCCGCTCCTCCGGAGCCTGCAGCGGGGTTCAGCCTCTGTCCAGCAGACTTCCTGGCCCCAAGGATGGGCCTTGGGAAGGGTCTCCCCTGACTCCACGTTGAGAGCAGCCCATCCCTTCTCCTTAGCCCAAGCCACTCTGGCAATGGGGACCCCCCTCCCTCACCCTAACCAAGGACTGGTCTGGGATGGGGAGTTGGGGATGGGCTGTGAGGACTCTTCCTCAGCCCTTAGGAGTCCAGAACTTATCTGGAACACATCAGCCAATTTTCTGTTCCCTTTCTTGCCAGGAACTGCTTTTATTGGAAGAAGTCTGTGTATATGCGTGCTATAAAGGTTGTTTATGCTGTCATAGCTAGATTTTTATTGGTTGTATTTTTGCTGCACTtgcttgaaaaaataattattttcaaagaaaagaagaattacATATCCAGTAAACTAAATAAGACTCGCTGTTTATTAGAGACCTCTGACAGCTCCTCAAACATGAAAAAAGATTTCCAAGCAGTGGATGGACAATTTATGTGTAAGTTTATTTGtaaaacagatttcaagacatACTTCATCTTGGCTTTGCCAATAAAAATACATTCCATTTCTTTTCAGAAGTATGTCTTATCTGATGGCTTCACAGTAATCTGGTTTCCCCTAAGAAGCTGAGACTGTCCGGGCAAGTGTGTACCCAGTAGCCCAGTGTAGCCTGGGGTTGAGTTGTGGGACTGCTATGCAGGGGGGAAAAGTGATTATGTCCTACGGGAAGTTCTCTAGAAGAAATGTATTTGTAAGAAATGTAGTTCATAAATCCCAACCCAGCTGCTGCAATCTCCAAAAATTacttagttaaaataattttcaaacatgtttttaattgtttacaaTTTACCGGAGGGAAGAAAAACTCACCTTGGAATTGCCTGCCCATTTTGCATTCCCTGCATAGATTCTGATCTCTCTCCCACCTAGGATGAGCCAGGGAGTTGGGCGCGAATTGTAGTGCCAGATTCCAGGCTGTAGGTGGCATAAGTGCCTCTTCAGGCGGGCGAAACAGCAGCCTTTGTTGGGCGGCTTCTTTATCCAACCTGAGAAACCACAGCTGAGAATTCACACAAACTGATGCTGTATTTGTGGAGGCTCCGCTGACTCACCCCAAACACGTGCTTTTCCCCTGACCTGCAAACTTCTAAcaccttcttcttctcttcccgTTTCACTAGGCTATTTGAGATCTTGCAAGATTTATCAAGACCGTGCTGGCCATATGAAAGCATGTTAacacagggagggagagaggaagagccCTCCACATGTTATGACTGGCATGCACACTTCCAAAGCATCGTTACTAACCAAAGGCCCAGTTCCTGCGGCGATCACCCCAGACACACCGAATGCTATTTGCTGGTCACTGAGGGTGTATACCTAATTGCCACGGATGTTTACATGTAGctgcattttctctccttttgagTCACaatgttttatatgtaaatagtattgtgtgtgtatgtgtatttatccTCCAAGTCCAGTTGGAGTTAATTTTCTGCAGTTATTTGTAGTTCATGtttcatatctaagaaactaAGGACACAGAGGAGCTTTCCTTGGTGtcacaaacttttattttatttttttaaatagagatgaggtctcactatgttgcccaggctggtctccaactcctgagctcaagtgatcttcctgcctcagcctctccaagtgctgggattacgggtgtgagccactgcacctggccaacaaacTTCTGATTCTTATAGAATCAGATGTAATTCCTTAGAGACCTGAGAAGTTCTATACTCAGGTTCTTTCATGCTCTCTGGCTTCAAGAGTTCTCGCCTGAAGGAGGTCCCTTCCAGGACACTGGGTCCCAACCCACACCACCTCCTTGGAAGGTGTGTGCCCTCTCTTCCGCTGACCTTGACATTCTTTCAGAGGCTGCTTTTGCACAGAAGCATCACCTCCCAGAGGGGACCACTGGAGTGGCCTCAGGCACCAGGTACAGTCAGTGGCTCCTACCTGTGGAAGGCAATCAGGGTAGAAAGGTCTAGGAAACACTAAAAATACATACAACCCTTACAAACACAACTCGGTGATACACGCTCATAGTTCTGGGCTCCAAGCTGGGGCCAAAGCACAGACTCCATAGCTAGTTCTAGCATGTAGCAGATGTCACCTAACCTGAAAAGCTACTTGGTTGAAACTTAGTTAAATCAGTGGCCACAGCAGTTTTATACTTGCCCGGAGTCCTCCAATGTCTGCCACACCTGCAGTGGCTTccttcccattctctctctcctctaaaAAACAAGTGACATTTCCCCCCAGTGCAGGAAGATGGAACACAGACTATTTTGTTAATCATCTAAATTTGTGTTCTTGAGTTTCTTCTGGAGTTGTCCAGGCTGAGGCTGCATGGACACTGGCCCACCACAAATGCCTCCCTGTGCCGAGAGTGAGGTGGGCCAGTCGGGGCAGAACGCCTGGTTCTTATGGCACCCCGTGCTCGCTCAGCTCTGGGAGCCCCCGTGCCAGCGTGCCAGACAGCTACTCTAAATGAAGTTCGAGTTCCATTTCAGGAAGGTGGTGAAACAATAAAATAACCCAGGATGACGTGAACAGTTTTGTATTTGCTTCAAACTCTGAAAGGATTCATGGTTCCCATGGCCTCCAGACTGGATGGCACACTTTGGGTTTCAATGGCACAATGATTTTTCTGTAAAACAATGGCTGGctttaaatttcttcttctagaacaaaccaaaaaagaaaagaaaaaacaaaccactAATTTTTAAAGGATGCATAGGCCCCAGTTGCCTGATGGTATGTAGAAAGAAAGCCCAATCCCTGATGGtatgtggaaagaaagaaaaaagaatacagaggGAATGTTCTGGTGAGGGAGCTAATTTCGTAACAGTCAAGTGGAAGCTTGCTGTTGACTCCATGATTAGCCTACGTCTGAGGTCGTATCTATTACTTGCCCATCATGTGAAATATGCTTTAATCAGAAGAAACATCTCATTGAAACACTCCACGCCAACATTACTTTCATACTTTCCCACCATAACATATATGTTCTTTTTCCAGTTCGCCGCTGGTTGAAATGACTAAGAAGTGGAAACAGGAGATGCAGGAAGAAAGTTACCCTCCTATGATGAGAGACGGATGTGTGGGGCCCTACTGAGGAACCCTTTACTCCATGAAACCGAGGGAAAGATCTGTGCTGAGCCACGTCTGGCTGACTGCACAGACACAACAGGGCAGCTCTGCCGGTCACCAAGCCCCTCAGCAGCCAGGTGGCCAGTGAGCAGCAGCTGCCCTGAGGGCTGATGGTGGGAGGCAGAGAGCCCAAAGGCCGAACGAACAGAGGGCTCAGTGCCCCGctccctcctcctcagccccTCCACGGGGGAACACAGTTTGGCCCCATTTTCAAAGCCactgttttatttctgttgtcCCAAACTCTGGCCTTCCTCCTGGAGAACACCAAGAGGAATGCTCTCACCAGTTAGGTTGAAACCCTTATTTTTTAGTTTGTGTACATTCTATGTCACTATGCTAAGAGTGACCAgatgtattagtcagttttcatgctgctaataaagacatactggcCCGGCGcgatgactcacgcctataatcccagcactttgggaggccgaggcgggtggatcacctgaggtggggagtttgagaccagcctggccaacatggggaaaccccatctctactaaaaatacaaaattaaccaggtgtggtggtgcatgcctgtaatcccagctacttgggaagctgaggcaggagaatcgcttgaatctgggagacagaggttgcggtgagctgagatcgtgccatcgcactccagcctgggcaataagagtgaaactctgtctcaaaaataaaagacatacccaagatgggtaatttataaaggaaagaggtttaatggactcacagttccatatggctggggaggcctcacaattatggcagaagtcAAAGAAGGAGCAAAGTCGTGTCTCACATGGAGGCAGGCAAGGAGCTTATGCaaggaactcccctttataaaaccatcagatctcatgagatttctcactatcaggagaacagcacaagaaaaacCCACCCCcgtgactcaattacctcccacaacacgtgggaattatgggagctacaattcaagaagagatttgggtggggacacagccaaaccatgtcaccggACTGCCTCTTGAGGGAATGAATCACAGATGTATTCCTGACCACCCTGTTTTCTCCCTTCTTGAATCAGGTAAGTATATAATTCCTTGCCCAGGACTGAGATTGGTCATAACTGTATTTGCCGTAAAGAAACATGTCTTTTTATGAtgggaaatatttattgaataacagTATTCTGTTATTTAATGACTACATGACCACTAACACAGCTGGATGAAGTTGAATTCCAAAGGAATCCCAAAGCCTAATCCtatccttaaataaaatattcttttctttgaaaaagggtcttgctttttcacccaggctggggtgcagtggtgtgatcatggctcactgcatcctagaccacccaggctcaagggatcctctgcctcagcctcccgagtagctgggaccacagtcgtgtgccaccacacccagacacttttatttttatttttcatagagattggggtctccctatgtttccaaggctggtctccaactcctgggctcaaaagatcctctgctttggcctctcaaagtgctgggattacaggtgagaaccaccatgcctggcctaaaatgttctttttttaagagatagctGTAACAATCTTTAACTATTTAGCAATCCTTTTGGAGGGGGGGAAGGTTGTCTTTTGTTTGTCAGCAAATGTAGTATGTGAGTTTACATGTCTTTGCTTTCATTGTATAATTTCAAATAGTCAGAAAATATTGCATTCACTGGCAATCAATTTATTTTGATTGATAAAAAGGGGTTAATAAAAACCcccttagaaataaaaagaaggtgAATAGTAATATATCAGTCATGGTGCCTTCTTTCTGCTATGCATAAAGAAAACAAGCTTTTTTACTTCTCCCCAATAAGTCTTCTCCCCTTATTTTCTACACCTATGGAGTCatttataatctttattatttccaacCACACACTAACATGGCATCAGTCATATTGCCacatgctgggtttttttttccttactatgTTGTGAGAACTGAGAGGCAAAAATGTCctataatttatatgaaaatatatgtccaaaATGGATTATCAGACATAACCAATGTGACTTCAtacacttgaaaataaaaaaatttaggatgaaatataaaataccatGGTAAAATTTCAATCTATTGTTGAAACAAAGCATGACTTAGAACGGACATTGGTGTGTGGCATTTAACAAACATTGTCAAGCTATTAGAAGCAGGGGTAGGTTAAGATGGGAGACAGTACTTTCCAGTCAAACATAAAGCTATTGACTTTGGAAGGTACATTTGtggtttattaatatttttatttatcaacaGCACCtatgaagaaaatgcaaaatgacaGACTATAAAATTCTTACCTTCTATATACAGCGTGTGTTTATAGTACCATTGTGAGATGGACTTGGGCATATACATTACACAGTGTGTCATATAGATCTCTAATTTGCACTGGtcataaagactttttttttttcttttttttttgagacagggtcttactctgtcacccaggctggagtgcagtggtgggtgagatcttggctcactgcaacctcctcctcccaggttcaagtgatgctcatgcctcagtcccctgagcagctgggatcacaggtgcccgccacgacacctggctattttttttatttttatttttagtagagatggggtttcaccatgttggtcaggctggtctcgaattcctgacctcaagtgatccacccacttcagcctcccaaagtgctgggattacaggcatgagccactgcgcctggcctaaagtcTTTTGATATTAAATAATTATCTGTTTCTTTATCGTCCTTAAAAAGCACATTTACAATGTCAGAAAATAATTCAGGGCACTGGCTTAGATTACAAGTCTGCACGTAGAGGTATTATTTTGAaagttgaggccaggtgtggtggctcacgcttgtaatcccagcactttaggaggccgaggtgggtggatcacctgaggtggggagaagttcgagaccagcctgaccaacatggagaaatcccatctctactaaaaatacaaaattagccaggcatggtggcgcatgcctgtaatcctagctactcgggaggctgaggcagaattgtttgaacccagtaggcggaggttgtggtgagctgagatcgcaccattgcactccagcctgagcaacaagagcaaaactctgtcaaaaaaaaaaaaaaaagaaagaaaataaagttgaaaaatagtgggttgttactttcttttttgttttaatgacgTATTCCTGGATTGTTATAAGGATTGCATTTAGaaaagtctttctctttttttaatctcatttttatgAGCAGGTAAAAAAGTCTTAAACTGAGTCttataaaagaaaatgcagcCTGAGCTAAAATGATACTGGAACAAAACCATGACCCTCACCAAAACAAATGTGTGACTTCCCTTGTAGGGACAAGGGCATCCTTCAGGTTCTAATCCTCTTAGGCTAGTACAGCTGCCCTGTccacagggagaggagagggctAAAGACCGAGTCTAGACAGGAGAGATGAGAGACAGCAAAGCGGGAGACCCTCCGTAGGCAGTCCTATGCAGCTACTCTTTAGTGATGCGATTTGAACATACAAGTGTCAGATGTCATGAGAAAATCACGAAGCAGCGTCTGCGTGGCTTGTGCATTCTCACTGACTTGCCTCACTTAACGTCGAGTTGTGTCTGCTTCACTGGAGCCTCTCCTGCAGAGAGGGCAAGAGGGCAGGGGTACCCCTCCTAGAGGCTCCCCCAGGGCTGGGCCTGAGCAGACACCCCACAGCTAACTGCTGAACTCACCTATCCCCGGCCTTGAGCAGGCACCCACTCTGGGCCCTGCCTGCCCTGGGCGCCAGGACACACAGATTAGCAGACACAGGGCACCTGAGCTCCCTCAGCAAGTCCAGGTGAGCAAACGCGGATGGCCGGCAGAAGGGGGAGCTCCTTTGGAGGACCAAGTGCCAGGAGAGGTCAGAGGAGCAAGCCTGAGGCACGACGTGAAGTCCCCACACAGCACTGGCTGGAGCCTGCAGGAGGAGAGAGGTGGAAAGTGCATGGCATGAAGCCAAGCCTGGAATGCACGGCCCCGGGGCAGCGCAGGCACTGGCAACGGGGTGGTAAGCGGGACCAGCAAGGAGCCGGGTGGGGAGGCAGGCAAAGCCCTTAATCGCACATGGCCCTGCACAAGCCACTTCAGACTCAAAGGGGTGTGTGCAGAATAAAGAGCACACAAGGGTGTGCAACAGAGGCTCATGTCAGAAAGCCACGACCTGGGCCTTGCACGTCACTCCCCAGCAGGGCGCCCAGAAAGTGCCACTGGGAAATGGAGGCCTTTGGGGTAACTGACAAGATAGAGCTGTGGGTtgctgtttctgtttgtttgtttttgtctaaCTCACCTTGCTTTCAGGAAGACTTGCAGCTTAAGCGGGCTTTACGTGGGAACCCAAAGGCTACTGGGCACAGAAGGGTGGGAAACCAGATGGACTTGCTTGAATTCAGGTCTGCCACTTGGTGGCCTTGCAGCCCCGGGAACCATGGGTAACTTCTCCGAGCTTCGGTTTTTTTGTCTGAACATGAGGATAGTCCTGCGGTATTActgtgataattaaatgaaatcaAAGATTCCAGGCTAACTAGCAAAGTCTCTGTTGGCACACTTCTTTCCTGAGTGCCTGCAGTGTGCCTGGCTCTGGACAGCGGGGAACAAGCACtctggggggttggggggaaagTACAGAACATCAGCTTGTGAACCCCGAATATCTGAGAcgggtctcagttaatttagaacgtttaattttttttttttttttttttttttttttttagaggctcATCAAATAGGTAGAAACTTTATTTCCTAAATCCCTCCCTGGACCTCTTTCAGAAGGCAGTTCAGATGCATTGTAGGTAGAAGGCAGAGTAAGCCCTCATTGAGCAACGCGGAACTTGGCAGAGGCCCCACACCTGTCACTCTTCACAGCAGTCCCTTCCCACATGCTAGAGGGAAGGGAAAGCATGACAGGGAAGTCCACTTCTGTGGACTCAAACCTTGATGGGGATTTGCGCAGTCACAGGGCTTCTCAGAAAAGGCACAAGCATCCCAGACATTCAGGCCTGGAGAACAGGCTGGCTCAGCAGGTCTTCACGATCGGGTGTCTCAAGCCCTTCTTCGGGAACGAgggccacagctggagctgggcATGGAACCCAGGCCAGGGGGTGCCCTTGGGGGTTGGTAGCCACACTCATTGGGGTCCAGGCTGAGCAGTACCCACACTGCAGGCACATGGCGGCGCACTGTGAGGGGGTCTAGCCCTGTGTCAGGTGAGGCTGGGACCCAGCTGTCCTCAGTCTGCAGGAAACGTAGCTTCGTGAGCTGGTGCAGGCCTGGGACCCTCCACTTGACAATCTCAGCGCAGCTGACAGCCTTTCCTGCAGCCCTGCCAGAACCTGAGAACACCACATGCCGTGCACTGCCGCCCTCCAACCCACCCAGAGCCAGTCCCAGAAGGTTGCGAATTTTGCTGCCATCTCGGACCCGCATCTCAAGGGTATCAGGAGGTAGCTGGGGCATTGGGGAAGGCGCTGGGAGCTCTACAGAACCAGCTTTCCGGTAGTGCTCCATCCTGCTTGCTGTCTTGAATGTGACTCTCGCTGCCCACAAATCCGCCTCACACACGATCCGGAGCCAACTAGAACGTTTATTTTTGCCGAGGTTGAGGATGCATGCCCGTGACCCAGTCTCAGGAGGTCCcaatgacatgtgcccaaggtggacAGAGCACAGtctggttttatacattttagggagatacaAGTCATCAGTCAACATATGtgagatgtacattggttcagtccagaaaggtgggacaacttgaagcaggagggggcttccaggtcataggtaggtaagagacaaatgATTGCCTTCTTTTGAGTTTGAGATGAACCACTCCAAAGGAGACAAACAGATATGCATTTATGTCAGCGAGCAAAGGGGTGACTTTGACTAGaaggggaggcaggtttgccctaagcagttctcagcttgacttttccctttagtgATTTTGgagccccaagatttatttttctctcacaaACCAGAAGAGAAACTGCCACAGAGTGATGAGCACCCTGGAGAACTGGAATTGGGCTACACAGGCCAGCACCAGGTGGCTGCTTTAACCTGGGTGGTCCACACGGCTTTGCTGGGAAGAGGACATTTCAGTCAAAATCTGGAAAACCGGAG containing:
- the LOC139356159 gene encoding ribonuclease P protein subunit p25-like protein gives rise to the protein MYISHMLTDDLYLPKMYKTRLCSVHLGHMSLGPPETGSRACILNLGKNKRSSWLRIVCEADLWAARVTFKTASRMEHYRKAGSVELPAPSPMPQLPPDTLEMRVRDGSKIRNLLGLALGGLEGGSARHVVFSGSGRAAGKAVSCAEIVKWRVPGLHQLTKLRFLQTEDSWVPASPDTGLDPLTVRRHVPAVWVLLSLDPNECGYQPPRAPPGLGSMPSSSCGPRSRRRA